In Methylocystis echinoides, one genomic interval encodes:
- a CDS encoding PAS domain S-box protein, with protein sequence MRDTAARLKAVLDGALDGIIAIDEAGIVQSINPAAIRLFGYPSDQVVGQNVKMLMPEPYRGSHDQYIKRYRETGEAKIIGIGREVVGQRKDGSTFPMDLGISEVRVANNRIFIGVVRDITERKQADQRAKLLLAEVNHRAKNLLAVVQAVARQTAKKSEPSLFAKAFGERIAGLAASHDLLVRSEWAGVDVGDLAASQLTHFADVIGKRVRLNGPKVQVTPAAAQAIGMALHELATNASKHGALSNAQGSIDVDWREADVSGQETFQMSWSERGGPKVTPPERNGFGRTVIVDMIKHTLGAQVSLCFADAGLTWTMVAPVDRVCRLQSSQTDPQPPENRALACAS encoded by the coding sequence TTGCGCGACACCGCCGCCCGCCTGAAAGCCGTGCTCGACGGCGCCCTCGACGGCATCATCGCGATCGACGAAGCCGGGATCGTTCAATCAATAAACCCCGCGGCGATCAGATTATTCGGCTATCCGAGCGACCAGGTGGTCGGACAAAACGTCAAGATGCTGATGCCGGAGCCCTACCGCGGCAGCCACGACCAATACATCAAGCGTTACCGCGAAACGGGAGAGGCCAAGATCATTGGCATCGGGCGAGAGGTGGTCGGGCAGCGTAAGGACGGCTCCACTTTCCCGATGGATCTCGGAATCAGCGAGGTCAGGGTCGCGAATAATCGCATCTTCATCGGCGTCGTGCGCGACATTACGGAGAGAAAGCAGGCGGACCAGCGCGCCAAGCTCCTTCTCGCCGAGGTCAATCATCGCGCCAAGAACCTGCTCGCCGTTGTTCAGGCGGTGGCGCGGCAGACGGCGAAAAAATCGGAGCCGAGCCTGTTCGCCAAAGCCTTTGGCGAACGCATTGCGGGTTTGGCGGCAAGCCACGATCTGCTGGTGAGATCCGAATGGGCGGGCGTCGACGTGGGCGACCTGGCCGCGTCACAACTCACGCATTTCGCCGACGTCATCGGCAAACGTGTGCGCCTGAATGGTCCCAAAGTGCAGGTGACGCCTGCCGCGGCGCAAGCCATCGGGATGGCGTTGCATGAGCTGGCCACCAATGCGAGCAAACACGGGGCGCTGTCAAATGCCCAGGGGTCGATCGACGTGGATTGGCGCGAGGCCGACGTTAGCGGTCAAGAAACGTTCCAGATGAGCTGGTCGGAGCGTGGCGGCCCTAAGGTCACGCCGCCAGAGCGAAACGGTTTTGGCCGCACGGTCATCGTCGACATGATCAAGCATACGCTCGGCGCGCAGGTTTCGCTTTGCTTCGCAGACGCGGGCCTGACGTGGACGATGGTCGCTCCTGTCGACCGCGTTTGCCGGCTACAATCTTCACAGACAGATCCGCAGCCCCCCGAAAATCGAGCGCTCGCATGCGCGTCTTGA
- a CDS encoding glycosyl transferase — MLAPATSPEAIAQFFQQETEKARSGQQPLAELFGAAETLSSANQPRLTVELYKIWIAFSDANPLAYMAYFNLAILLRRLDDHAGAINALAECARLEPKFWQARINLGRVFEDSGFLVKALEQWNLAVAGLSGVTAETLKLKLLALQQSGRVLEAAERFDAAEHMLKQAMELRPDLTESTQHWLALRQRQCKWPVAAPSEYVTKRQLLDGMSPISLALFADDPLFQLAKAYRYNKTLVGRPTIRPLRSPAECGETAGERLRIGYVSSDLREHAVGFALVELFELHDRSKFEIFAYYFGDDRPADETQARFKAAVDHWTDIAKLDDDRAAMEIAEDRIDILVDLNGYTKHARAGVFARRPAPVIVNWCGYPGTMGSPYHHYLIADAHIVPPENELYYSEKVLRLACNQPLDRKRKIAWDALTRADEGLPQDAFVFCCLNGMQKITPEMFSLWMTILRETPESVLWLLTGAQAVDDRLRELAAQSGVAPERLLFAQKRPNAQHLARMALADLFLDSFPYGAHSTAADALTAGVPVLTRPGRSFAARFCASVTRAAGLDALVCATFDEYVQKAIAIGSDRGLAQRYRAQLAQGRDASVLRDMNAAARRLEELYCDMRDARDADALPVPDLANLDVYYEIGAELEIERANLLDDAAYFAAYHEKLEEWSRRAPLSPDARLWRR; from the coding sequence ATGCTCGCGCCCGCAACGTCTCCCGAAGCTATCGCGCAATTCTTCCAGCAGGAAACCGAAAAGGCGCGGTCGGGCCAGCAGCCGCTCGCCGAGCTGTTTGGCGCCGCCGAGACCCTGTCTTCGGCCAACCAGCCTCGGCTCACCGTCGAGCTTTACAAGATTTGGATCGCATTCAGCGACGCCAATCCGCTCGCATATATGGCCTATTTCAACCTCGCCATTCTTCTGCGCCGCCTCGACGATCACGCCGGCGCCATCAATGCGCTTGCCGAATGCGCGCGTCTCGAGCCGAAGTTCTGGCAGGCGCGCATAAATCTCGGCCGCGTCTTCGAAGACAGCGGCTTCCTCGTCAAGGCGCTGGAACAGTGGAATCTCGCCGTCGCCGGCCTTTCCGGCGTGACCGCCGAGACGCTGAAGCTGAAACTTCTCGCGCTCCAGCAGTCGGGTCGGGTGCTCGAGGCGGCGGAAAGGTTCGACGCGGCGGAACACATGCTCAAACAGGCGATGGAGCTCCGACCCGATCTGACCGAATCGACCCAGCACTGGCTGGCGCTGCGTCAGCGGCAGTGCAAATGGCCGGTCGCCGCGCCGTCCGAATATGTCACGAAGCGCCAGCTCCTCGACGGAATGTCGCCGATTTCGCTGGCGCTTTTCGCCGACGATCCGTTGTTTCAGCTCGCCAAGGCCTATCGTTATAATAAGACGCTCGTGGGACGCCCGACGATCCGCCCGCTGCGCTCGCCTGCGGAATGCGGAGAAACCGCGGGGGAGCGGCTGCGCATCGGCTATGTCTCTTCCGATCTCCGAGAGCACGCCGTCGGCTTCGCGCTGGTGGAGCTTTTCGAATTACATGATCGAAGCAAGTTTGAAATTTTCGCCTATTACTTCGGCGACGACAGGCCGGCCGATGAAACGCAGGCGCGTTTCAAGGCGGCCGTGGATCACTGGACCGACATCGCCAAACTCGATGACGACCGCGCGGCGATGGAGATCGCTGAGGACCGGATCGACATTCTGGTGGATCTCAACGGCTACACCAAACATGCCCGCGCCGGCGTCTTCGCGCGGCGGCCGGCGCCCGTTATCGTGAACTGGTGCGGCTATCCCGGCACGATGGGAAGCCCGTATCACCATTATCTCATTGCCGACGCGCATATCGTTCCGCCGGAAAACGAGCTCTACTATTCGGAAAAAGTCTTGCGGCTCGCCTGCAATCAGCCGCTCGACCGCAAGCGGAAGATCGCATGGGACGCGTTGACGCGCGCCGACGAAGGATTGCCGCAGGACGCCTTCGTCTTCTGCTGCCTCAACGGCATGCAGAAGATCACGCCGGAAATGTTTTCGCTCTGGATGACGATCCTGCGCGAAACGCCGGAGTCGGTGTTGTGGCTGCTCACGGGCGCGCAGGCGGTCGACGACAGGCTGCGCGAGCTCGCTGCGCAAAGCGGGGTGGCGCCTGAACGCCTGCTGTTTGCGCAAAAGCGGCCCAATGCGCAGCATCTGGCTCGCATGGCTCTTGCCGATCTCTTTCTTGATAGTTTTCCCTATGGCGCGCATTCCACGGCGGCCGACGCGCTCACCGCCGGCGTGCCGGTTCTGACGCGCCCGGGTCGCAGTTTCGCTGCGCGCTTTTGCGCGAGCGTCACGCGTGCGGCCGGCCTCGACGCGCTGGTGTGCGCGACCTTCGACGAATACGTGCAAAAGGCGATCGCCATCGGCTCTGATCGAGGCCTCGCCCAGCGTTATCGCGCACAATTGGCGCAAGGCCGGGATGCGAGCGTGCTGCGCGACATGAACGCCGCCGCGCGGCGCCTCGAGGAGCTCTATTGCGACATGCGGGACGCGCGTGACGCCGATGCGCTTCCCGTCCCGGACCTCGCCAATCTCGACGTCTATTACGAGATCGGCGCCGAACTCGAGATCGAGCGGGCGAATCTGCTCGACGACGCCGCTTATTTCGCCGCCTATCATGAAAAGCTCGAAGAATGGTCGCGCCGCGCGCCTTTGTCGCCGGATGCGCGGCTGTGGCGGCGCTGA
- a CDS encoding response regulator, which yields MRVLIVEDEFLIAMDTEAVLEDAGCEVGGVAATVQEAQRLIDGNGWDAAVVDANLNGVSAEPVAARLRQRGVPFVVMSGYAPDHMTGALAQAPFLSKPSEPNSLASAVLALHK from the coding sequence ATGCGCGTCTTGATTGTGGAAGACGAGTTTCTGATCGCCATGGACACGGAGGCCGTGCTGGAAGACGCCGGCTGCGAGGTCGGCGGCGTCGCGGCGACCGTGCAGGAGGCGCAGCGCCTCATCGACGGGAACGGATGGGACGCCGCCGTTGTCGACGCAAATCTCAACGGCGTGAGCGCCGAGCCTGTGGCGGCGCGCTTGCGGCAGCGGGGTGTTCCCTTTGTCGTGATGTCCGGCTATGCGCCCGACCACATGACGGGCGCGCTCGCGCAGGCCCCCTTCCTGTCGAAACCCAGCGAGCCCAACTCCCTGGCGTCGGCCGTGCTCGCGCTGCACAAATGA